From Kryptolebias marmoratus isolate JLee-2015 linkage group LG15, ASM164957v2, whole genome shotgun sequence, a single genomic window includes:
- the LOC108242113 gene encoding uncharacterized protein LOC108242113, translated as MKSSLSGPFLHILFLSSSAFGLTSVVSKTYIHIRSGTTWKNAQTICKTYYTDLATFYTESDLNQIKLYQYYVWIGLYRQRSEGNDWIWTNGNLADFSDEDYSRDCGTVGFDKKFYARPCGNLLFFICQKTTDAQDSPEYYFIPETKTWSQAQTYCQDNYDDLGNLDSYDENAYSVSQDFPVWIGLYKDGGSWNWSTSLSEYVNWNTESVFLVKENKTWDEALDHCRGLPSTRNLYFDLLSVQPGNEHDYVMNKVKAADTEEVWVGLRFLADEWMWVNGAEMLYADLPLCPIQGNHCGVISKKDTGSVKARNCSQKKNFLCYSYKS; from the exons ATGAAGAGCAGTCTTTCTGGACCCTTTCTCCAcatcctcttcctcagcagCAGTGCATTTGGACTGACATCAGTGGTGTCAAAAACATATATTCATATCAGAAGTGGTACTACATGGAAAAATGCACAAACCATCTGCAAGAC CTACTACACTGACTTGGCCACCTTTTATACCGAGTCAGATTTGAACCAAATAAAGTTGTACCAATATTACGTCTGGATTGGTCTGTACAGACAAAGAAGTGAAGGGAATGACTGGATCTGGACTAATGGAAATCTTGCCGACTTTAGTGACGAGGACTACAGTAGAGACTGTGGCACAGTCGGCTTTGATAAAAA GTTTTATGCCAGACCATGTGGAAATCTACTATTCTTCATCTGTCAGAAGACCACCGACGCCCAAGACAGTCCTGAGTACTATTTCATACCTGAGACAAAGACCTGGTCCCAGGCTCAGACGTACTGCCAGGATAACTATGATGACCTGGGAAATTTGGATAGCTACGATGAGAATGCATATTCAGTTAGCCAGGATTTTCCTGTCTGGATTGGATTGTACAAGGATG GTGGATCATGGAACTGGAGCACAAGCTTGTCAGAATATGTAAACTGGAACACTG AAAGTGTGTTTTTGGTAAAAGAGAACAAAACCTGGGATGAAGCGTTGGACCACTGTCGAGGTCTGCCTTCCACCAGAAATCTTTACTTTGATCTTCTTAGCGTGCAGCCCGGAAATGAACATGACTATGTGATGAACAAAGTCAAGGCGGCTGACACGGAGGAG GTGTGGGTCGGCCTGCGTTTCCTGGCTGATGAATGGATGTGGGTGAATGGGGCAGAAATGTTGTACGCTGATCTGCCCCTCTGCCCCATCCAGGGGAACCACTGTGGAGTCATCTCCAAGAAGGACACTGGGAGTGTGAAGGCCAGAAACTgttcacagaagaaaaactttCTGTGTTACAGTTACAAGTCCTAA